A portion of the Myripristis murdjan chromosome 13, fMyrMur1.1, whole genome shotgun sequence genome contains these proteins:
- the rint1 gene encoding RAD50-interacting protein 1, producing the protein MAAPTGEESAEKPGEDLSSPSSTNSPDTDMVSENSGELHDCVVDFLKTEVGNDVKSLRKVGDMLEKMREENKQLEEQVMMISSSVPLKVSAALSAAEEARCSVENLLQRERELSSTLQQHLQEAQPWMDRLGQTLGHVDTIERHLKYLQCLQHIEELSALVQQCLMTNSVWEAIRAVDSMAALDAQLQQSGCSHLKAFLSETLVFWHKIIKDRLASDFEEVLTLLQWPFISPPTQSLAPPANSQEISSQLELLATQLLALQTSDDLISQRASASHAGAPAGQPLTLSPPLCLPIQIMLLPLSKRFRYHFTGNRQTNSLSKPEWYLTQVLMWMGNSSAFMDEKIQPILDRAGANINARVELCRGLLSLVQEKVASDAPRLLYDDSLFCHLVEEVLQFEKELRSSQLYPAALPGLLHLLVEDATLQKWLTVEKKMAVEKVDAILSAEGAWSSQYRDISDVDELKAPDCAETFMTLLLVITERYRSLPCPRAQLKFLELQRELIDDFRIRLTQVMKEESRCPLGARYCAILNAANYISTVLGDWGDNVFFLQLQQMAVSLGEEQVLGALGLMEVGRLASLEDSLFEGLLALLDRLRGDMMGRLLDAVMREIREKAKPYCQDRWLSLPSLCDQSIMSLSSSACPMMLCVRDRLLYLHQVLSLPLFQLAWQGLAERLDSFLYQEVILSNHFNEGGAAQLQFDMTRNLFPLFGHYCKRPENFFKHVKEACVILCLNVGSALLLRDLLRESEEERRGGGVEVNPSPQSALNELGVFRLAPCDVLILLNLRASWPGQ; encoded by the exons atggcggCGCCCACAGGCGAAGAGTCCGCGGAGAAACCGGGAGAGGATTTATCAAGCCCTTCTTCCACCAACAGCCCCGACACCGACATGGTTTCAGAAAATTCAGGGGAGCTACACGACTGTGTGGTGGATTTCCTGAAGACGGAGGTCGGAAACGACGTGAAATCTCTGAGGAAAGTCGGCGACAtgctggagaaaatgagagaggagaacaagcagctggaggagcag GTCATGATGATCTCCAGCTCTGTGCCGCTCAAAGTGTCTGCAGCTCTGTCCGCCGCCGAGGAGGCCAGATGTTCTGTGGAGAacctgctgcagagagagagagagctgtccaGCACCCTGCAACAG cactTACAGGAAGCCCAGCCGTGGATGGACAGGCTCGGACAGACGCTCGGCCATGTTGACACTATAGAGAGACACCTGAAATACCTGCAGTGCCTTCAACACATTGAGGAACTCAG tgcGCTGGTGCAGCAGTGTCTGATGACCAACAGCGTGTGGGAGGCCATCAGAGCCGTGGACAGCATGGCTGCTCTGGAcgctcagctgcagcagtctgGATGCTCCCACCTCAAGGCCTTCCTCTCAGAGACACTCGTCTTCTGGCACAAGATCATCAAAGACCGACTGGCCAG TGATTTCGAGGAGGTGCTGACTCTCCTTCAGTGGCCCTTCATCTCCCCTCCCACTCAGTCTCTGGCGCCCCCTGCCAACTCCCAGGAGATCAGCAGccagctggagctgctggccaCACAGCTGCTGGCCCTGCAGACCTC CGATGACCTCATATCTCAGAGGGCGTCGGCCTCTCATGCAGGCGCCCCCGCAGGCCAGCCCCTCACCCTCTCCCCACCCCTTTGCCTGCCCATCCAGATcatgctgctgcctctcagtaAGAGATTCAGATACCACTTCACAGGCAACAGACAGACCAACTCCCTCagcaag ccAGAGTGGTACCTCACGCAGGTCCTAATGTGGATGGGGAACAGCTCAGCCTTCATGGACGAGAAAATCCAACCTATTCTGGACCGTGCCGGAGCCAACATCAACGCCAGG gtagAGCTGTGTCGAGGGCTGCTGTCTCTGGTCCAGGAGAAGGTGGCCAGCGATGCTCCCAGGCTGCTGTATGACGACTCTCTTTTCTGCCATCTGGTGGAGGAGGTGCTGCAGTTTGAGAAGGAGCTGAGGAGCAGCCAGCTGTATCCTGCAGCCCTGCCCGGCCTGCTGCACCTCCTGGTGGAGGACGCCACACTGCAGAAGTGGCTCACTGTGGAGAAGAAGA TGGCAGTGGAGAAGGTGGATGCCATCCTGTCGGCTGAGGGAGCGTGGAGCTCTCAGTACCGAGACATCAGTGACGTGGATGAGCTCAAGGCTCCAGACTGTGCTGAAACTTTCATGACTTTGCTGCTGGTCATCACTG AGCGCTATCGGTCGCTGCCCTGTCCCCGAGCCCAGCTGAAGTTTctggagctgcagagggagCTGATCGATGACTTCCGTATCCGACTCACCCAG gtGATGAAGGAGGAGTCTCGCTGCCCGCTCGGTGCCCGCTATTGTGCCATCCTTAATGCTGCCAACTATATTTCCACTGTCCTGGGAGACTGGGGAGACAACGTG TTcttcctgcagctgcagcagatggCAGTGTCGCTGGGCGAGGAGCAGGTGCTGGGAGCTCTGGGGCTGATGGAGGTGGGCCGCCTGGCCTCTCTGGAGGATTCACTGTTTGAAggtctgctggctctgctggaCCGGCTGAGAGGAGACATGATGGGAAGACTGCTGGATGCTGTCATGAGAGAAATCAGAGAAAAGGCAAAACCCTACTGCCAAGACAG GTGGTTATCCCTGCCCTCCCTGTGTGACCAGTCCATCATGTCTCTGTCCAGTTCAGCATGTCCCATGATGCTTTGTGTGCGGGACAGGTTGTTGTACCTTCATCAGGTGCTGAGTCTTCCTCTGTTCCAGCTGGCCTGGCAAGGCCTGGCAGAGCGACTGGACAGTTTCCTTTACCAGGAG GTGATTCTGTCTAATCACTTCAACGAGGGCGGCGCCGCTCAGCTGCAGTTCGACATGACCAGAAACCTGTTCCCTCTGTTCGGACATTACTGCAAGAGACCAGAGAATTTCTTCAAGCA TGTGAAAGAGGCCTGTGTCATCCTGTGTCTGAATGTGGGCTCTGCCCTCCTGCTGAGGGACCTCCTCAGGGAgtcggaggaggagaggagaggcggaGGAGTGGAGGTGAATCCCTCTCCGCAGTCGGCGCTGAACGAGCTGGGCGTTTTCCGCCTGGCGCCCTGCGATGTTCTGATCCTGCTCAACCTGCGAGCCTCCTGGCCTGGACAGTGA